In a single window of the Acyrthosiphon pisum isolate AL4f chromosome X, pea_aphid_22Mar2018_4r6ur, whole genome shotgun sequence genome:
- the LOC100570264 gene encoding kelch-like protein diablo → MQNTNQRPESRNCNPSKMYKKSCFLDMYKGFQTLLIGDSFCDIKLKTDDQKIITAHKVVLSIVSPYFRTIFTNRAEKNHDLVTIRNVDYNALQLLVKFIYSGQILVTEENVQDLLKAVNILQLYEVKDACCDFLQSQLCTTNCIGINAIADLHSCTKLRKISELYILQHFSYEI, encoded by the exons ATGCAAAATACTAATCAAAGACCAGAATCTAGAAATTGTAATCCatccaaaatgtataaaaaatcatgtttcCTTGATATGTATAAAGGATTCCAGACGTTACTGAT AGGTGACTCTTTTtgtgatataaaattgaaaacggatgatcaaaaaataataactgcacATAAAGTGGTTTTATCAATAGTTAGTCCGTATTTCCGTACAATTTTCACAAATCGTGCAGAAAAAAATCATGATCTTGTGACTATAAGAAATGTAGATTATAACGCTTTACAGCTCTTAGTAAAGTTTATATACTCGGGCCAAATCTTGGTGACTGAAGAAAACGTCCAG GACTTGTTAAAAGCTGTAAATATCCTACAGTTATACGAAGTAAAAGATGCTTGTTGTGATTTCTTACAGTCACAACTCTGCACCACAAATTGTATTGGTATTAACGCTATAGCTGATTTACATAGCTGTacaaaattgagaaaaatatcAGAATTATATATTCTTCAACACTTTTCGtacgaaatataa
- the LOC115033355 gene encoding uncharacterized protein LOC115033355, whose amino-acid sequence MMSSKNASKCVVHGCKSKGLVCHRFPNPRIHMPRLLEWIKIVGLDNMTPDTVYTTKFICAMHFTSDCSSPGTKRLNANAYPTINLPTINISTSNTIVSPNDLDVVSNNDSEHVLDTSNISGFHVLETSLIDESIIGKL is encoded by the exons atGATGTCATCTAAGAACGCTTCGAAGTGTGTAGTACATGGCTGTAAATCCAAag GTTTGGTCTGCCATCGATTTCCAAATCCGAGAATACATATGCCCAGACTTTTGGAATGGATTAAAATTGTAGGTTTGGATAATATGACACCAGATACTGTTTATACAACTAAATTTATATGTGCCATGCATTTTACATCAGACTGTTCAAGTCCAGGCACCAAGCGGCTTAATGCAAATGCATATCCGACTATTAATTTGCCAA CAATCAACATTAGCACATCCAACACAATAGTATCCCCTAATGATTTGGATGTAGTGTCAAACAATGACAGTGAACATGTGTTGGATACATCAAATATATCAGGATTTCATGTTTTAGAAACATCATTAATTGATGAATCCATaattggtaaattataa
- the LOC103308467 gene encoding uncharacterized protein LOC103308467, which translates to MIINTYKTKIAQNPEIKMLHLKKIISTELGIGMSTIYQTILEYKRTKTISSPNKTKIFKSIKDKVDEFDKYAIRRKIHQFWFRRELPTLDKILCVINEDVDLPNFSRSSLHRLLGYMDFEFVKRGRNCAMIERNEIVVWRRKYLLDIRRYREEGRPIYYLDETWVNAGDVPSKVWCDKSIKSARDATNKGLSTGAVNPSGKGKRLIVCHIGSEDGFVSDSLLCFESKKNTQDYHDEMNGDCFRDWLESVLPRLKDNAVIVMDNAPYHSVKQDKCPTRNTSKPKIIEWLESKGEVISRPMVIPELLLIVDRLRPLYNKYVIDELVKKQNKTILRLPPYHCEFNPIELAWSSVKNHVRMNNKTFKLNDVKQLLIEGVERVNADMWKNFIKHTIEEEEKFLKMDFVVDELMAEKEPCVLNVETDDSDDFDDVRPLSETDE; encoded by the coding sequence ATGATTATAAACACTTACAAAACCAAAATTGCTCAAAATCCAGAAATTAAAATGCttcatcttaaaaaaattatatcaactgAACTCGGTATTGGAATGTCTACAatataccaaacaattttagagTACAAACGGACGAAAACCATCTCATcaccaaataaaacaaaaatatttaaaagcatAAAAGATAAAGTTGACGAATTCGATAAATATGCTATCAGGCGAAAAATACATCAATTTTGGTTTAGACGTGAGTTACCGACTCTAGATAAAATTTTGTGTGTCATAAATGAAGATGTCGATTTGCCTAATTTTTCACGCTCCTCGCTCCATAGATTATTAGGATATATGGATTTCGAATTTGTTAAACGTGGTCGAAATTGCGCAATGATTGAGCGTAATGAAATTGTTGTTTGGCggagaaaatatttattggatATTCGGAGATATCGTGAGGAGGGTCGGCCAATATACTATTTAGACGAAACTTGGGTAAATGCTGGTGACGTACCGAGTAAAGTTTGGTGCGATAAATCAATCAAATCTGCGAGAGATGCAACAAATAAAGGTCTTTCAACGGGAGCAGTAAATCCTAGTGGAAAGGGGAAACGCCTGATAGTTTGCCATATCGGGTCGGAAGATGGATTTGTTTCTGACAGTCTTCTGTGCTTTGAGTCTAAGAAAAACACCCAAGACTATCACGATGAAATGAACGGTGATTGTTTCCGTGATTGGTTGGAAAGTGTTTTACCTAGACTCAAAGATAACGCAGTAATTGTCATGGACAACGCTCCGTACCATTCGGTGAAACAGGACAAATGCCCAACGAGAAACACCAGTAAACCTAAAATTATTGAATGGCTCGAGAGCAAAGGAGAGGTTATTAGTAGACCAATGGTTATTCCAGAGCTTCTTTTGATTGTGGACAGGCTGAGacctttgtataataaatatgtaattgatGAACTagtcaaaaaacaaaacaaaacgatTCTTCGACTGCCACCTTACCACTGCGAGTTCAATCCTATTGAGCTCGCATGGTCCAGTGTAAAAAACCATGTGAGGATGAACAACAAAACCTTTAAGCTAAACGACGTAAAACAATTACTAATAGAAGGCGTAGAAAGAGTTAATGCCGACATGTGGAAAAACTTCATTAAGCATACTATAGAAGAGGAggaaaagtttttgaaaatggaCTTTGTGGTGGATGAATTGATGGCTGAAAAAGAACCATgtgttttaaatgttgaaactGATGACTCGGACGATTTTGACGACGTTAGACCTTTATCAGAAACtgatgaataa